The proteins below are encoded in one region of Hordeum vulgare subsp. vulgare chromosome 3H, MorexV3_pseudomolecules_assembly, whole genome shotgun sequence:
- the LOC123443716 gene encoding uncharacterized protein LOC123443716 isoform X2 produces the protein MAVSGRRHRPWTTPRRHGCTILLTRAMFFFFFSLSPLMCFDLVDGSGSRRRMQGSGSAPTSHARAAFRAATGRQAEQGNGSVPYINRMSMDETRRRGNGNLDNEDDVVMRNDSTPRETAWKGHYHDLNSVNSAFFFCMDIMMLLCLLVL, from the exons ATGGCCGTCTCGGGACGCCGCCATCGACCTTGGACCACACCCCGCCGCCATGGATGCACAATTCTCCTCACCCGggccatgttcttcttcttcttctctctctctcccctaatGTGTTTCGATTTG GTCGACGGCAGTGGCAGCAGGCGGCGCATGCAGGGCTCGGGCAGCGCCCCGACGTCTCACGCACGAGCTGCCTTTCGAGCTGCTACAGGTCGGCAAGCTGAGCAAG GTAATGGAAGTGTGCCTTATATTAATAGGATGAGCATGGATGAAACCAGAAGGAGGGGCAATGGCAACctcgacaatgaagatgatgttgTGATGAGGAATGAttcaactccaagagagacagcatGGAAAGGCCACTACCATGATCTGAATTCTGTTAATTCtgctttttttttttgcatggaTATTATGATGCTTTTATGTCTGTTGGTTCTGTAA
- the LOC123443716 gene encoding uncharacterized protein LOC123443716 isoform X1 codes for MAVSGRRHRPWTTPRRHGCTILLTRAMFFFFFSLSPLMCFDLVLMCFDLVLMCFDLVDGSGSRRRMQGSGSAPTSHARAAFRAATGRQAEQGNGSVPYINRMSMDETRRRGNGNLDNEDDVVMRNDSTPRETAWKGHYHDLNSVNSAFFFCMDIMMLLCLLVL; via the exons ATGGCCGTCTCGGGACGCCGCCATCGACCTTGGACCACACCCCGCCGCCATGGATGCACAATTCTCCTCACCCGggccatgttcttcttcttcttctctctctctcccctaatGTGTTTCGATTTGGTCCTGATGTGTTTCGATTTGGTCCTGATGTGTTTCGATTTG GTCGACGGCAGTGGCAGCAGGCGGCGCATGCAGGGCTCGGGCAGCGCCCCGACGTCTCACGCACGAGCTGCCTTTCGAGCTGCTACAGGTCGGCAAGCTGAGCAAG GTAATGGAAGTGTGCCTTATATTAATAGGATGAGCATGGATGAAACCAGAAGGAGGGGCAATGGCAACctcgacaatgaagatgatgttgTGATGAGGAATGAttcaactccaagagagacagcatGGAAAGGCCACTACCATGATCTGAATTCTGTTAATTCtgctttttttttttgcatggaTATTATGATGCTTTTATGTCTGTTGGTTCTGTAA